The proteins below are encoded in one region of Vibrio sp. ED004:
- a CDS encoding protein phosphatase CheZ: protein MISLEQAKKLVELLENDEQQGADSLVRSIYEDTYSLQGNPMLQEIGSLTRDLHDSLTQFNFDERISVIANDEIPDARDRLQYVIDKTEVAANKTMDAVDRCMPIADNLHECLLQVRPQWNELMHGRIELAQFKALCHRIDGLLVQVEGDSTELRGQLTEILMAQDFQDLTGQIISKVITLVNEVEGRLVEILTVFGANQIEPTPEKEKKASIAPEGPIMNPEAREDAVASQDEVDDLLSSLGF, encoded by the coding sequence ATGATTTCATTAGAACAAGCAAAAAAATTAGTAGAGCTGCTTGAGAACGATGAGCAGCAAGGTGCTGATTCTCTTGTTAGAAGCATTTATGAAGATACTTATAGTCTTCAAGGCAATCCAATGCTTCAAGAAATAGGTAGTCTGACTCGCGACCTCCATGACTCTTTGACACAATTCAACTTTGACGAGCGCATCAGCGTTATCGCAAATGATGAAATCCCTGACGCTAGGGATCGCCTTCAGTATGTCATTGATAAAACGGAAGTTGCGGCGAATAAAACGATGGACGCTGTCGATCGCTGTATGCCAATTGCAGACAACCTACACGAGTGTTTACTTCAAGTAAGGCCTCAATGGAATGAACTGATGCATGGCCGCATTGAGCTGGCACAATTTAAAGCTTTATGTCACCGCATTGATGGATTACTTGTCCAAGTAGAAGGCGATAGTACTGAACTACGTGGACAACTGACTGAAATCTTGATGGCTCAGGATTTCCAAGATTTAACTGGGCAGATAATCAGCAAAGTTATTACCTTGGTAAATGAGGTTGAAGGACGTTTGGTAGAGATTCTCACCGTATTCGGGGCGAATCAAATCGAACCAACGCCTGAAAAAGAGAAGAAAGCATCTATTGCTCCTGAGGGTCCAATCATGAACCCGGAAGCGCGCGAAGACGCTGTTGCATCTCAAGATGAAGTCGACGATTTGTTATCCAGTCTTGGATTTTAA
- a CDS encoding RNA polymerase sigma factor FliA, with amino-acid sequence MNKALTYDQHANHNSQQAFFEKYSVLVKRIAHHLLGRLPPNVLVDDLIQAGMIGLIEAQQNYDGTKGASFETYAGIRIRGAMLDDIRRGDWVPRSVHKNNREISSAIAELEGTLNRDPSDAEVAKHMGLSLEQYHSALTDINCSRLVGIEDLGVSDDVISPNEDSQDNAPFQGVADESFRQALIDSIKQLPEREGLVLSLYYDEELNLKEIGEVLGVSESRVSQILSQSMQRLRTKLSAWTQND; translated from the coding sequence GTGAATAAAGCGCTTACTTACGACCAACACGCTAATCACAATAGCCAACAGGCTTTTTTTGAGAAGTACTCTGTGTTGGTTAAACGTATCGCTCATCACTTGTTGGGGCGATTACCGCCTAATGTATTGGTTGATGACTTGATTCAAGCTGGCATGATCGGCTTGATTGAAGCGCAACAAAACTATGATGGTACCAAAGGCGCAAGCTTTGAGACGTATGCTGGTATTCGAATTCGAGGGGCAATGTTAGATGACATTCGCCGAGGAGATTGGGTACCGAGATCGGTTCATAAAAACAATCGAGAAATCAGTAGTGCAATCGCGGAATTAGAGGGAACACTCAACCGCGACCCAAGCGATGCCGAAGTGGCAAAGCACATGGGACTCAGTTTAGAGCAGTACCACAGTGCTTTAACTGACATTAATTGCTCAAGACTGGTTGGGATCGAAGATTTAGGCGTTTCAGATGATGTAATATCTCCGAACGAAGACTCTCAAGATAATGCGCCTTTTCAAGGGGTTGCTGATGAGTCATTCCGCCAAGCTTTGATCGATTCGATAAAACAGCTTCCGGAAAGGGAGGGCCTTGTGCTTTCGCTTTACTACGACGAAGAACTCAATTTAAAAGAGATTGGGGAAGTACTAGGTGTCAGCGAATCTCGTGTCAGCCAAATACTGAGCCAATCTATGCAGCGTTTACGCACTAAGTTAAGTGCTTGGACACAGAACGACTAA
- the cheY gene encoding chemotaxis response regulator CheY, which produces MKILIVDDFSTMRRIVKNLLRDLGFNNTQEADDGLTALPMLKKGEFDFVVTDWNMPGMQGIDLLKHIRADAELKHLPVLMITAEAKREQIIEAAQAGVNGYIVKPFTAATLKEKLDKIFERL; this is translated from the coding sequence ATGAAAATTCTCATTGTTGATGATTTTTCAACGATGCGCCGAATTGTTAAAAACCTACTTCGTGACTTAGGTTTCAACAACACTCAAGAAGCAGATGATGGCTTGACCGCGTTACCTATGCTGAAAAAAGGCGAATTTGATTTCGTGGTAACTGACTGGAACATGCCGGGCATGCAAGGTATTGACCTGCTTAAACACATTCGCGCAGACGCAGAACTTAAGCACCTTCCAGTGCTTATGATCACAGCTGAAGCGAAGCGTGAGCAGATCATCGAAGCAGCGCAAGCGGGTGTTAATGGTTACATTGTGAAGCCTTTCACTGCCGCAACTCTGAAAGAGAAACTAGATAAGATTTTTGAGCGCTTATAA
- a CDS encoding MinD/ParA family protein: MNENMIHDQASGLRRLTKPSLTKVIAVTGGKGGVGKSNVTLGMAICMARQGKKVMVLDADLGLANVDIMLGIRSKRNLGHVLAGECELKDAIVEGPHGIKIIPATSGTQSMTELSHAQHAGLIRAFGSLEDEMDILLVDTAAGISDMVISFSRAAQDVVVVVCDEPTSITDAYALIKLLSREHQVQRFKVVANMVRSYREGRELFAKLTLVTERFLNVSLELVACIPLDDKVRQSVKRQKIVVDAFPRSPAALAISSLANKALTWPIPKTPSGHLEFFVERLLNRTEFVEEPFGE, translated from the coding sequence ATGAACGAAAATATGATACATGATCAAGCTAGCGGCCTCCGTCGCTTAACCAAGCCTTCACTCACAAAAGTTATTGCTGTAACGGGTGGTAAGGGCGGCGTTGGTAAATCTAACGTGACCTTAGGTATGGCTATTTGTATGGCACGCCAAGGTAAAAAAGTCATGGTACTGGATGCCGATTTAGGCCTTGCGAACGTCGACATCATGCTGGGAATTCGTTCTAAACGAAACCTCGGACATGTGTTGGCAGGTGAATGTGAACTTAAGGATGCGATTGTCGAAGGTCCGCACGGAATTAAAATTATTCCAGCGACATCGGGTACACAAAGCATGACTGAGTTATCACATGCACAGCATGCGGGTTTGATTCGAGCGTTTGGTTCGCTTGAAGACGAGATGGACATCTTGTTAGTTGATACCGCTGCGGGTATCTCGGACATGGTGATTAGCTTCTCAAGAGCGGCGCAAGACGTAGTGGTTGTGGTTTGTGATGAACCAACTTCAATCACTGATGCATATGCGCTAATTAAGCTTTTGAGCAGAGAACATCAGGTTCAGCGATTCAAAGTTGTTGCAAATATGGTCAGAAGCTACCGCGAAGGCCGAGAATTATTTGCAAAGTTGACTTTGGTCACAGAGCGCTTCTTGAATGTGAGCCTCGAACTCGTAGCATGTATTCCTTTAGATGATAAAGTACGTCAATCAGTCAAGAGACAGAAGATCGTAGTCGATGCGTTCCCTCGCTCTCCAGCTGCATTGGCAATCAGCTCTTTGGCTAACAAAGCATTGACCTGGCCAATACCAAAAACACCAAGCGGACACTTGGAGTTCTTTGTTGAAAGGCTGCTGAACCGTACTGAATTTGTAGAGGAACCATTTGGTGAATAA